The genomic stretch CCCGACGAAGATCGGGGTCATGCACCGATGCGGTAAAAATCTCCATCGTAAACACGCGATTGGCCTGGTCCATCAGACAGGTGCGGACCGCCACGCGCAGGGTCTGCTCCAGGCGTTGGGCAGGATCCCTGATCCCCGCCAGCGATTCGTTGATGCGCCGTTGATACATCCGGTAGTAGTACGCGCATGCGGCGTGGATTAGTTCCCTTTTGGAATTGAAATGCCAGTAGAGGCTACCCTTGGTTACCCCGGCATGCGCGGCGATCTGGTCCAGATTCACTCCGTCGAAGCCGTGCTGGGAAAACAGCGTGTAGGCACTGGAGGCCAGTCTGGCCGGCATCCGGCGGTCTGCCTGCGGGCGCGGGGATGGAATCCGTGCCTTCATGCGGTGCTGACTATACTGGTCAGTATGCCATATGTCAAG from Limisphaera ngatamarikiensis encodes the following:
- a CDS encoding TetR/AcrR family transcriptional regulator, producing MKARIPSPRPQADRRMPARLASSAYTLFSQHGFDGVNLDQIAAHAGVTKGSLYWHFNSKRELIHAACAYYYRMYQRRINESLAGIRDPAQRLEQTLRVAVRTCLMDQANRVFTMEIFTASVHDPDLRRGWRQFYDSVREFYIGLVRAAAAAGAIQVADVEQSVNVMLAAMEGIKLRALFEPEICSPSEEQRILEGLKEILGFPAASKESKPRNLSTG